A part of Tardiphaga sp. vice304 genomic DNA contains:
- a CDS encoding IS5 family transposase — protein MVWTEITRRHYRRASLRYESDTTDAEWFVMEPLLPPASALGRPRATDMRTVMDAILYIASTGCQWRQLPKDFPPYSTVQGYFYAWSRGGLFASLNYTLVMASREAAGREASPTAGVIDSQSVKTTESGGPRGYDAGKKIKGRKRHIVTDTQGNLVGLVVHEASIQDRDGAPCVLASIRYRYPWLRHIFADGGYAGDKLRQALKRIGNWTIEIIKRSDREQGFEILPRRWVVERTFGWLGRCRRLAKDFETTIASAVAWAFVAHIRVLIRRLAKA, from the coding sequence ATGGTCTGGACTGAAATCACCCGCCGACACTATAGGCGGGCGAGCTTGCGATATGAAAGCGATACGACGGATGCCGAGTGGTTTGTGATGGAGCCGCTTCTGCCGCCTGCTTCGGCGCTCGGTCGCCCGCGTGCGACAGATATGCGAACGGTGATGGATGCGATCCTGTATATTGCGTCGACCGGCTGCCAATGGCGGCAGTTGCCCAAGGATTTCCCGCCCTACTCGACGGTGCAGGGCTATTTCTACGCGTGGTCGCGCGGCGGACTGTTTGCGTCGCTGAACTACACGCTCGTGATGGCCTCGCGCGAGGCGGCTGGCCGAGAGGCGAGCCCAACGGCCGGAGTGATTGACAGCCAGTCGGTGAAAACCACGGAAAGCGGCGGCCCCCGGGGCTATGATGCAGGTAAGAAAATCAAGGGCCGCAAGCGCCACATCGTCACCGACACGCAAGGAAACTTGGTCGGGCTGGTCGTGCACGAAGCCAGCATTCAGGACCGTGATGGTGCCCCGTGCGTTCTTGCTTCGATACGTTATCGCTATCCGTGGCTGCGCCATATTTTTGCCGATGGTGGCTATGCCGGAGATAAGCTGCGTCAAGCTTTGAAGCGCATCGGCAATTGGACGATAGAAATCATAAAACGATCCGACAGGGAGCAGGGCTTCGAAATCCTACCGCGCCGATGGGTCGTCGAACGAACGTTCGGATGGCTCGGTCGCTGCCGCAGATTGGCAAAGGACTTCGAGACCACAATCGCCAGCGCCGTTGCCTGGGCGTTCGTCGCTCACATTCGCGTCCTTATAAGACGGCTTGCAAAAGCCTGA